The Sesamum indicum cultivar Zhongzhi No. 13 linkage group LG2, S_indicum_v1.0, whole genome shotgun sequence genome contains a region encoding:
- the LOC105155640 gene encoding probable E3 ubiquitin-protein ligase XBOS32, which produces MMTMRFFSLVGNSFGCSASGERLVSAARDGDLQEAKALLEYNPRLARYSTFGVRNSPLHYSAAQGHHEIVSLLLESGVDINLRNYRGQTALMQACQYGHWEVVQTLILFRANIHRADYLNGGTALHLAALNGHSRCIRLLLADYIPSIPNFCSILRKKSKTNESVSEFDEGALYEVINRPADGGVSALHMAALNGHAETLHLLLDLGASVSEVTVEDGTTIDLIGAGSTPLHYAACGGNAQCCQLLIAKGASLTTENANGWSPLMVARSWHRDWLEEILTERPESQPKLSPSPYLCLPLMSIVEIARECGWRGNDSPSTCLDPCVVCLERKCTVAAEGCFHEFCTHCALYLCSTNSTSTVAHGPPGSIACPLCRHGIVSFVKLEGTRPIIKEIARTSISLPFCTCSAEVPELGDALETPFCKPDFHCASLSPLGSSFRSLSCKRFPSVKISPGLCMGAPETSPCLVPRTTDRSLRSQLVRCSRSSSLRRSTSQNEGRRWWCSFNQSMGTGSSC; this is translated from the exons ATGATGACCATGAGATTTTTTAGTCTGGTGGGCAATTCTTTCGGATGTTCTGCATCGGGAGAGCGTCTGGTCTCCGCAGCAAGAGATGGGGATCTTCAAGAAGCCAAGGCTTTGTTGGAGTATAATCCTCGTCTTGCGAGGTATTCCACCTTTGGCGTTCGCAATTCTCCGTTGCATTACTCTGCAGCTCAGGGTCATCACGAG ATTGTTTCACTCTTGCTGGAGTCTGGAGTTGATATTAATCTCAGAAACTATCGGGGGCAg ACTGCTCTGATGCAAGCTTGTCAATATGGTCACTGGGAGGTTGTTCAGACTCTGATACTCTTTAGAGCCAAT ATCCACAGAGCCGATTACCTCAATGGAGGAACTGCACTCCACTTAGCTGCTCTGAACGGCCATTCCCGATGCATCCGGCTTCTCCTTGCtgattacattcctagtattCCCAATTTTTGCAGTATCTTaaggaaaaaatcaaaaacgAATGAATCTGTTTCAGAGTTCGATGAAGG TGCACTCTATGAAGTAATCAATAGACCTGCCGATGGAGGCGTCAGTGCCCTTCACATGGCGGCCCTGAATGGGCATGCTGAAactcttcatcttcttctcgATTTAGGGGCTTCAGTATCTGAGGTAACGGTTGAAGATGGCACTACAATCGATTTAATAG GTGCTGGAAGCACACCACTCCATTATGCTGCCTGTGGTGGAAACGCACAGTGTTGTCAG CTTTTGATTGCCAAGGGTGCCAGTCTGACAACAGAGAACGCAAACGG GTGGAGCCCGTTGATGGTAGCTCGTTCATGGCATAGAGATTGGCTTGAGGAGATTTTAACCGAGCGACCAGAAAGCCAACCAAAACTTAGTCCTTCACCATATTTATGTCTTCCTCTCATGAGCATTGTTGAAATTGCTAG AGAATGTGGATGGAGAGGCAACGATTCACCTTCGACATGTTTAGATCCATGTGTTGTTTGCTTAGAAAGAAAGTGCACAGTTGCTGCTGAAG GTTGTTTCCATGAGTTCTGCACTCATTGCGCTCTGTATCTATGCTCGACAAATAGCACGTCTACAGTCGCACACGGGCCTCCCGGTTCAATTGCCTGTCCTTTATGCCGGCACGGCATAGTTTCTTTTGTTAAGCTTGAAGGGACAAGGCCgatcataaaagaaattgcaaGAACAAGCATATCCTTGCCCTTCTGCACTTGTTCGGCTGAGGTGCCAGAACTGGGAGACGCATTGGAAACACCATTCTGCAAACCGGATTTCCATTGTGCTAGTCTCTCCCCTCTAGGTTCTTCTTTCCGCTCCCTCAGCTGCAAACGGTTCCCTTCGGTGAAAATCAGCCCCGGCCTTTGCATGGGAGCTCCAGAAACTAGTCCATGTTTGGTTCCAAGAACCACGGACCGTAGCCTCAGGAGCCAGTTGGTTAGATGTTCGAGATCATCGAGCCTTAGGCGCTCTACGTCTCAGAATGAGGGCAGGAGATGGTGGTGTTCTTTCAATCAATCTATGGGAACTGGAAGCAGCTGCTAG